A genome region from Macaca nemestrina isolate mMacNem1 chromosome 15, mMacNem.hap1, whole genome shotgun sequence includes the following:
- the LOC105496292 gene encoding protein AAR2 homolog isoform X2: protein MAALQMDPELAKRLFFEGATVVILNMPKGTEFGIDCNSWEVGPKFRGVKMIPPGIHFLYYSSVDKANPKEVGPRMGFFLSLHQRGLTVLRWSTLREEVDLSPAPESEVEAMRANLQELDQFLGPYPYATLKKWISLTNFISEATVEKLQPENRQICAFSDVLPVLSMKHTKDRVGQNLPRCGTECKSYQEGLARLPEMKPRAGTEIRFSELPTQMFPAGATPAEITKHSMDLSYALETVLNKQFPSSPQDVLGELQFAFVCFLLGNVYEAFEHWKRLLNLLCRSEAAMVKHHTLYINLISILYHQLGEIPADFFVDIVSQDNFLTSTLQDDVFCSLSSLVGVPITAPHPVLPLTGTDTQH from the exons ATGGCTGCCTTGCAGATGGATCCTGAGCTAGCCAAGCGCCTCTTCTTTGAAGGGGCCACTGTTGTCATCCTGAACATGCCCAAGGGAACAGAGTTTGGGATTGACTGTAACTCCTGGGAGGTGGGGCCCAAGTTCCGGGGCGTGAAGATGATCCCTCCAGGCATCCACTTCCTCTACTACAGCTCTGTGGACAAGGCTAATCCGAAGGAAGTAGGCCCTCGTATGGGTTTCTTCCTTAGCCTGCACCAGCGGGGGCTGACAGTGCTGCGCTGGAGCACACTCAGGGAAGAGGTAGACCTGTCCCCAGCCCCAGAGTCTGAGGTGGAAGCCATGAGGGCCAACCTCCAGGAGCTGGACCAGTTCCTGGGGCCTTACCCATATGCCACCCTGAAGAAGTGGATCTCACTCACCAACTTCATCAGCGAAGCCACAGTGGAGAAGCTGCAGCCTGAGAACCGGCAGATCTGTGCCTTCTCCGATGTGCTACCTGTGCTCTCCATGAAGCACACCAAGGACCGCGTGGGGCAGAATCTACCCCGCTGTGGCACTGAGTGCAAGAGCTACCAAGAGGGCCTGGCCCGGCTACCAGAGATGAAGCCCAGAGCTGGGACAGAGATCCGCTTCTCAGAGCTACCCACGCAGATGTTCCCAGCGGGTGCCACGCCAGCAGAGATAACCAAGCACAGCATGGACCTGAGCTATGCCCTGGAGACTGTGCTCAACAAGCAGTTCCCCAGCAGCCCCCAGGATGTGCTTG GTGAACTCCAGTTTGCTTTTGTGTGCTTCCTGCTGGGGAATGTGTATGAGGCATTTGAGCATTGGAAGCGGCTCCTGAACCTCCTGTGCCGGTCAGAAGCAGCCATGGTGAAGCACCACACTCTCTACATCAACCTCATCTCCATCCTGTACCACCAGCTTGGTGAGATCCCCGCTGACTTCTTTGTAGACATTGTCTCCCAAGACAACTTCCTCACCAGCACCTTACAG
- the LOC105496292 gene encoding protein AAR2 homolog isoform X3, translating to MAALQMDPELAKRLFFEGATVVILNMPKGTEFGIDCNSWEVGPKFRGVKMIPPGIHFLYYSSVDKANPKEVGPRMGFFLSLHQRGLTVLRWSTLREEVDLSPAPESEVEAMRANLQELDQFLGPYPYATLKKWISLTNFISEATVEKLQPENRQICAFSDVLPVLSMKHTKDRVGQNLPRCGTECKSYQEGLARLPEMKPRAGTEIRFSELPTQMFPAGATPAEITKHSMDLSYALETVLNKQFPSSPQDVLGELQFAFVCFLLGNVYEAFEHWKRLLNLLCRSEAAMVKHHTLYINLISILYHQLGEIPADFFVDIVSQDNFLTSTLQQVIAEHLLYRRLCSRTGNIPVSKTESLS from the exons ATGGCTGCCTTGCAGATGGATCCTGAGCTAGCCAAGCGCCTCTTCTTTGAAGGGGCCACTGTTGTCATCCTGAACATGCCCAAGGGAACAGAGTTTGGGATTGACTGTAACTCCTGGGAGGTGGGGCCCAAGTTCCGGGGCGTGAAGATGATCCCTCCAGGCATCCACTTCCTCTACTACAGCTCTGTGGACAAGGCTAATCCGAAGGAAGTAGGCCCTCGTATGGGTTTCTTCCTTAGCCTGCACCAGCGGGGGCTGACAGTGCTGCGCTGGAGCACACTCAGGGAAGAGGTAGACCTGTCCCCAGCCCCAGAGTCTGAGGTGGAAGCCATGAGGGCCAACCTCCAGGAGCTGGACCAGTTCCTGGGGCCTTACCCATATGCCACCCTGAAGAAGTGGATCTCACTCACCAACTTCATCAGCGAAGCCACAGTGGAGAAGCTGCAGCCTGAGAACCGGCAGATCTGTGCCTTCTCCGATGTGCTACCTGTGCTCTCCATGAAGCACACCAAGGACCGCGTGGGGCAGAATCTACCCCGCTGTGGCACTGAGTGCAAGAGCTACCAAGAGGGCCTGGCCCGGCTACCAGAGATGAAGCCCAGAGCTGGGACAGAGATCCGCTTCTCAGAGCTACCCACGCAGATGTTCCCAGCGGGTGCCACGCCAGCAGAGATAACCAAGCACAGCATGGACCTGAGCTATGCCCTGGAGACTGTGCTCAACAAGCAGTTCCCCAGCAGCCCCCAGGATGTGCTTG GTGAACTCCAGTTTGCTTTTGTGTGCTTCCTGCTGGGGAATGTGTATGAGGCATTTGAGCATTGGAAGCGGCTCCTGAACCTCCTGTGCCGGTCAGAAGCAGCCATGGTGAAGCACCACACTCTCTACATCAACCTCATCTCCATCCTGTACCACCAGCTTGGTGAGATCCCCGCTGACTTCTTTGTAGACATTGTCTCCCAAGACAACTTCCTCACCAGCACCTTACAG